From the Ruania alkalisoli genome, one window contains:
- a CDS encoding transposase: MPSWSSSSIPTLRGEDEADIETDPCAATGGRAWAIEGTRSHGAGLTRHLQARGELVIEIDRPQRAKRRRGAKSDPIDAVRAAREALTREHLATPRSGGNRHALAILLSTRDSLVTEAGRAARQVFHLIITAPEPLRAKFAGKKLPAMITTAARLRTRPGQDIETTTTITILRDLARRAQDLTTQAAQYKKQIHHIVTSMRADLLDQPGIGPIVAARILCAWSHPGRIHSEAAFAMLAGVAPIPATSGRTTNRHRLNRHGDRQLNRALHVIVLTRLRHDPHTRAYAQRRTTQGRTHREITRCLKRYIARDIYRQLEHHNPTNTP; encoded by the coding sequence ATGCCGAGCTGGTCGAGTTCGTCGATACCCACCCTACGCGGTGAGGATGAGGCTGATATCGAGACCGATCCGTGCGCCGCCACTGGTGGACGGGCGTGGGCGATCGAGGGCACCCGCTCCCACGGGGCGGGTCTGACCCGACATCTACAGGCTCGTGGTGAGCTGGTCATCGAGATCGACCGCCCGCAACGGGCCAAGCGCCGCCGTGGAGCCAAGTCCGACCCGATCGACGCAGTCCGCGCCGCACGGGAAGCGTTAACCCGCGAGCACCTAGCCACCCCACGCTCAGGCGGGAACCGGCACGCCCTCGCGATCCTGCTGAGCACCCGAGACTCCCTCGTGACCGAAGCAGGCCGCGCCGCACGGCAAGTGTTCCACCTCATCATCACCGCCCCCGAACCCCTGCGAGCGAAGTTCGCCGGCAAGAAACTGCCCGCGATGATCACCACCGCCGCCCGGCTACGCACCCGGCCCGGTCAAGACATCGAGACCACCACCACGATCACCATCCTGCGCGACCTGGCCCGCCGCGCCCAAGACCTGACCACACAAGCGGCCCAGTACAAGAAACAGATCCACCACATCGTGACCAGCATGCGCGCCGACCTGCTCGATCAGCCCGGCATCGGCCCCATCGTGGCCGCACGAATCCTGTGCGCCTGGTCCCACCCCGGACGCATCCACTCCGAAGCCGCATTCGCCATGCTCGCCGGCGTCGCCCCCATCCCAGCCACCAGCGGCAGAACCACCAACCGACACCGCCTCAACCGCCACGGCGACCGCCAACTCAACCGAGCACTCCACGTCATCGTCCTGACCCGACTACGCCACGACCCACACACCCGCGCCTACGCCCAACGCCGCACCACCCAAGGCCGCACCCACCGCGAAATCACCCGCTGCCTCAAACGCTACATAGCCCGCGACATCTACCGACAACTCGAACACCACAACCCCACAAACACCCCTTGA
- a CDS encoding DUF2304 domain-containing protein, whose product MTDQIWIQLLLLIGVAVVTVLLTRSTADARHQAIRRVLLAAFVVVTASAILYPTWLSQLAALVGVGRGTDLLLYALVIAFLSFIATSYRRMKQQDRRITELTRTIALTQVRQEQAGLPTAASPGEDMSHDDGPVEPPAAGLDEGPDRPS is encoded by the coding sequence GTGACGGACCAGATCTGGATCCAGCTGCTGCTGCTGATCGGCGTGGCAGTGGTGACGGTGCTGCTCACGCGCTCCACCGCCGACGCCCGACACCAGGCGATCCGCCGAGTGCTGCTCGCCGCATTCGTGGTGGTGACGGCGAGCGCGATCCTGTACCCGACGTGGTTGTCGCAGTTGGCGGCGCTCGTCGGAGTCGGCCGTGGCACAGACCTGCTGCTGTACGCACTGGTGATCGCATTCCTCTCCTTCATCGCCACCAGCTACCGGCGGATGAAGCAGCAGGACCGGCGCATCACTGAGCTCACCCGCACCATCGCGTTGACGCAGGTGCGTCAGGAGCAGGCCGGGTTGCCGACGGCGGCCTCCCCCGGCGAGGACATGTCCCACGATGACGGTCCCGTGGAGCCACCGGCCGCCGGCCTGGATGAGGGCCCGGACCGGCCCTCATGA
- a CDS encoding LCP family protein: MTALFLVAFTGTGAGFVYRSLQGGIEQHELDPILGTDRPTVEATDSQGPNDSLDGRAVNLLIMGTDSRDGEENAELGGGDAPGMRADTTLLVHVAANRSRVDVVSIPRDLVVDIPSCRLPDGRETRARLTGQGWPEHQRMWNVPFSLGGSTGHIGYAAACTLKTFESMTQIPVDDFVVVDMAGFRGMVDAIGGVDMCFEQDMSSVQANLDVTAGCHTLDGEAALAVARARKGPGLGDGSDIGRIDRQQQLLTNMVDQVLERNVMTDFGELFQFLRAATSSLITGDKIGDLTTMAGLAYSLREIDQGDVTFVTMPYDWAGARVHPNDLSEDLWDSIRADEPMALPPEPEQTESPPETTPGAGT, translated from the coding sequence GTGACGGCGCTGTTCCTCGTTGCGTTCACGGGCACCGGTGCCGGCTTCGTCTACCGGTCATTGCAGGGCGGGATCGAGCAGCACGAGCTCGACCCGATCCTGGGCACCGACCGCCCCACCGTCGAGGCCACGGACTCTCAAGGCCCCAATGATTCCCTCGACGGGCGCGCCGTCAACCTGCTCATCATGGGCACCGACTCCCGTGATGGGGAGGAGAACGCCGAGCTCGGCGGTGGCGATGCCCCTGGTATGCGCGCCGACACCACGCTGCTTGTGCACGTCGCCGCGAATCGCTCCCGCGTGGACGTCGTCTCTATCCCCCGCGACCTCGTCGTCGATATCCCGAGTTGCCGGCTCCCTGACGGACGCGAAACCCGTGCTCGCCTGACCGGCCAAGGCTGGCCGGAGCACCAGCGCATGTGGAACGTCCCGTTCTCCCTCGGCGGCTCGACCGGGCACATCGGATACGCAGCCGCCTGCACCTTGAAGACCTTCGAGTCGATGACCCAGATCCCGGTTGACGACTTCGTCGTGGTTGACATGGCAGGTTTTCGCGGCATGGTCGACGCCATCGGCGGGGTGGATATGTGCTTCGAACAAGACATGTCCTCCGTGCAGGCCAACCTCGACGTCACCGCCGGCTGCCACACCCTCGACGGCGAAGCCGCCCTGGCCGTCGCGCGGGCCAGGAAGGGCCCCGGCCTCGGGGATGGTTCGGACATCGGCCGCATCGACCGTCAGCAGCAGTTGCTGACGAATATGGTCGATCAGGTGCTCGAGCGAAACGTCATGACCGACTTCGGTGAACTGTTCCAGTTCCTGCGAGCCGCCACATCCTCGTTGATCACCGGCGACAAGATCGGCGATCTCACCACGATGGCCGGCCTCGCGTACTCGCTGCGCGAGATCGACCAGGGCGACGTGACCTTCGTGACCATGCCCTACGACTGGGCCGGCGCCCGCGTCCACCCCAACGACCTCTCAGAGGACCTCTGGGACTCGATCCGCGCCGACGAACCGATGGCCCTGCCACCCGAGCCCGAGCAGACCGAGAGTCCGCCCGAAACCACACCCGGCGCAGGCACGTGA
- a CDS encoding CoA-binding protein, giving the protein MSTHTNDPATIERLLRTPGRWAVVGLSANRRRTAYGIASYVLGLGHEIVPVHPKAETVHDATGYATLAEVPGEIDVVDIFVNSDLAGSVVDEAIARGAKAVWLQLGVIDEEAAARAREAGLDVVMDTCPAIEGPRLGLT; this is encoded by the coding sequence ATGAGCACCCACACCAATGACCCGGCCACGATCGAACGGCTCCTACGTACGCCCGGCCGGTGGGCCGTCGTCGGGCTATCCGCCAACCGCAGGCGCACGGCATACGGCATCGCCTCCTACGTGCTGGGGCTGGGGCACGAGATCGTCCCCGTGCACCCGAAGGCGGAGACCGTGCACGACGCCACCGGCTACGCCACGCTGGCCGAGGTCCCGGGCGAGATCGACGTCGTCGACATCTTCGTCAACTCCGACCTGGCCGGCAGTGTGGTGGACGAGGCGATTGCCCGCGGCGCGAAGGCCGTCTGGCTGCAACTCGGCGTCATCGACGAGGAGGCAGCCGCCCGGGCGCGCGAGGCCGGGCTGGACGTCGTGATGGACACCTGCCCCGCGATCGAGGGCCCGCGTCTCGGCCTCACCTGA
- a CDS encoding LCP family protein codes for MSTTETRAARGPRHSRRAPGTHRALRVVLVAALFMVTFTGTGAALAYQSLQGGIEQHDIDDILGTDRPTVESTEPSNPDDALGGQAINILVMGTDSRVGEENADLGGGANSVEGMRSDTTLLMHISADRSRVDVVSIPRDLLVTIPSCPLPDGTSTYEQYDAMFNAAFALGGSTGDVGYAAACTIRTVETMTQIRIDDFVVVDMAGFKDMVDAIGGVDMCFEEDMYSEEAKLDITAGCHTLDGETALAVARARKGVGLGDGSDIGRIDRQQELLTNMVEQVLERNIMTDSGELFQFLRAATSSLTTSDQIGDLTTMAGLAYSLRGIKMDEVNFATMPFDWAGNRVRPNYLSEELWASIRADEPMALPPDPDATGEPEGETGTDPGTEDATADTTGDTAGDAATAGTAG; via the coding sequence ATGTCGACTACTGAGACCCGAGCCGCCCGGGGGCCGCGGCACAGCAGACGGGCACCCGGCACGCACCGGGCACTGCGCGTCGTGCTGGTGGCGGCTCTGTTCATGGTGACGTTCACCGGCACCGGTGCCGCACTCGCCTACCAGTCGCTGCAGGGCGGGATCGAGCAGCACGACATCGACGACATCCTCGGCACCGACCGCCCGACAGTGGAGTCCACCGAACCGTCGAATCCCGACGATGCACTCGGCGGGCAGGCCATCAACATCCTCGTGATGGGCACGGACTCCCGCGTCGGGGAGGAGAACGCCGACCTCGGCGGCGGCGCGAACAGTGTCGAGGGCATGCGCTCCGACACCACGCTCCTGATGCACATCTCCGCCGACCGTTCCCGCGTAGACGTCGTCTCCATCCCCCGCGACCTGCTCGTGACGATCCCGAGCTGCCCACTGCCGGACGGCACCTCCACCTACGAGCAGTACGACGCGATGTTCAACGCCGCCTTCGCTCTCGGAGGCAGCACCGGTGACGTCGGATACGCGGCCGCCTGCACCATCCGCACGGTCGAGACGATGACCCAGATCCGCATCGACGATTTCGTGGTGGTCGACATGGCCGGGTTCAAGGACATGGTCGACGCCATCGGCGGGGTGGACATGTGCTTCGAGGAGGATATGTACTCCGAAGAGGCCAAGCTCGACATCACCGCCGGCTGCCACACCCTCGACGGCGAGACCGCCCTGGCCGTTGCACGAGCCCGCAAGGGTGTGGGACTCGGCGACGGCTCCGACATCGGCCGCATCGACCGGCAGCAGGAACTGCTGACGAACATGGTCGAGCAGGTGCTCGAGCGCAACATCATGACCGACTCCGGGGAGCTGTTCCAGTTCCTGCGAGCCGCCACATCCTCGCTGACCACGAGCGACCAGATCGGCGACCTCACCACCATGGCGGGCCTGGCGTACTCGCTGCGCGGGATCAAGATGGACGAGGTCAACTTCGCCACCATGCCCTTCGACTGGGCCGGCAACCGGGTGCGCCCCAACTACCTCTCCGAGGAGCTGTGGGCCTCCATCCGGGCCGACGAGCCCATGGCCCTGCCGCCCGACCCGGACGCCACCGGCGAGCCCGAGGGTGAGACCGGGACGGATCCCGGAACCGAAGACGCGACCGCCGACACCACAGGTGACACGGCCGGCGACGCAGCGACGGCCGGCACTGCCGGATAG
- a CDS encoding TIGR00266 family protein, producing MSQWYFSYQGERTGPFEDEQARAQAASNSNGHVWRDGFAEWLPIHSVPELGAAATPPPPPAPNSSSAPGLRRSDEIDFRIVGEDMQFVEIELDPGETAIAEAGALMMKDASVRMDTVFGDGSAAEGAGGGFMDKVLSAGKRVVTGESLFTTMFTHEGQGKAHVSFAAPFPGTVLPIKLSDHGGRLICQKDSFLAGARGVSVGIHFQRKVMTGLFGGEGFIMQKLEGDGWVFVHGGGTMVERELGAGERIDVDTGCVMAYHDTVDMDVRPVGGVKSMFFGGEGVFLATLTGPGKVWLQSLPFSRMAGRMLAAAPQTGGRDRGEGSVLGGFGNLLGGDNRF from the coding sequence ATGAGTCAGTGGTACTTCAGCTACCAGGGGGAGCGCACCGGGCCGTTCGAGGATGAGCAGGCGCGTGCGCAGGCGGCCTCCAACTCGAACGGCCATGTGTGGCGTGACGGGTTCGCGGAGTGGTTGCCGATCCACTCGGTACCGGAGCTGGGTGCCGCCGCGACGCCTCCACCGCCGCCGGCCCCGAACTCGAGTTCTGCCCCCGGGTTGCGTCGCTCTGACGAGATCGACTTCCGCATCGTCGGCGAGGACATGCAGTTCGTCGAGATCGAGCTCGACCCGGGCGAGACGGCGATCGCCGAGGCCGGTGCACTCATGATGAAGGATGCCTCGGTGCGGATGGACACCGTCTTCGGCGACGGGTCCGCGGCCGAGGGCGCCGGCGGCGGCTTCATGGACAAAGTGCTCTCGGCCGGAAAGCGCGTTGTCACCGGGGAGTCGCTGTTCACCACCATGTTCACGCACGAGGGTCAGGGGAAGGCCCACGTCTCGTTCGCGGCCCCGTTCCCAGGCACGGTGCTGCCGATCAAGCTCTCCGATCACGGCGGCCGGCTCATCTGCCAGAAGGACAGCTTCCTCGCCGGTGCGCGCGGAGTATCCGTGGGCATCCATTTCCAGCGCAAGGTGATGACCGGCCTGTTCGGTGGCGAGGGTTTCATCATGCAGAAGCTCGAGGGTGACGGCTGGGTGTTCGTCCACGGTGGCGGCACGATGGTCGAGCGGGAGCTGGGTGCGGGCGAGCGCATCGACGTCGACACCGGGTGCGTCATGGCCTACCACGACACTGTGGACATGGACGTGCGCCCGGTCGGTGGCGTGAAGTCGATGTTCTTCGGCGGCGAGGGCGTGTTCCTGGCGACGCTGACCGGTCCGGGCAAGGTGTGGCTGCAGTCGCTGCCGTTCTCCCGCATGGCGGGCCGGATGCTCGCCGCCGCACCGCAGACCGGTGGCCGGGACCGCGGTGAGGGCTCCGTGCTCGGCGGCTTCGGCAACCTGCTGGGCGGGGACAACCGCTTCTGA
- a CDS encoding acyltransferase family protein codes for MSEHQGMAAVPRGRLRLLDGLRFFAAVAVLGYHYAAFDQVEGPVWGEPVEAATARVGVWFGYGALAPYLFFVISGFVILMTAEGRGWRYFVASRISRLYPAYWTAVLATSALLILMWNPGRAPSPGQVAVNLTMWQAAFEVPHVDGVYWTLWVELKFYLIMGLLVALGVTTRRVMWLAALWPLVAWGLAESGMPWLWDWLIYRHAPFFAGGMVLYLLYSRGHTLWRWLVLLGNVALAVWHTVPGLSDQVEQNTPYALDPWVLGSLVVGCFLAVGLISLTAAARVDWRWLTTVGVLTYPVYLLHQYWGWWAIAGLRETVGPVVSVVAATALSLLLAWLVHRFVERPVGPRMKRGVLRLLGERPARRA; via the coding sequence GTGAGCGAGCACCAGGGGATGGCGGCGGTTCCGCGCGGACGATTGCGCCTGCTCGATGGCCTGCGCTTCTTCGCGGCGGTGGCTGTGCTGGGCTACCACTACGCCGCGTTCGACCAGGTGGAGGGGCCTGTTTGGGGTGAGCCGGTGGAGGCCGCCACCGCTCGCGTGGGTGTGTGGTTCGGCTACGGGGCGCTCGCCCCGTACCTGTTCTTCGTGATCAGTGGGTTCGTGATCCTCATGACGGCGGAGGGCCGGGGTTGGCGCTACTTCGTCGCCTCCCGCATCTCTCGCCTGTACCCGGCGTACTGGACGGCGGTGCTCGCCACGAGTGCGCTGCTGATCCTGATGTGGAACCCGGGTCGTGCGCCGAGTCCGGGGCAGGTGGCTGTGAACCTGACCATGTGGCAGGCCGCGTTCGAGGTGCCGCACGTGGACGGGGTCTATTGGACACTGTGGGTGGAGTTGAAGTTCTACCTGATCATGGGGCTGCTTGTGGCCCTGGGAGTCACGACCCGGCGGGTGATGTGGTTGGCGGCGCTGTGGCCGCTCGTCGCGTGGGGGCTCGCCGAGTCGGGGATGCCGTGGTTGTGGGACTGGCTGATCTACCGGCATGCGCCGTTCTTCGCCGGCGGGATGGTGCTGTACCTGCTCTACTCGCGTGGTCACACACTGTGGCGATGGCTGGTGCTGCTGGGGAATGTGGCGCTTGCGGTCTGGCACACAGTGCCGGGGCTCAGCGATCAGGTGGAGCAGAACACGCCCTACGCCCTGGATCCATGGGTGCTGGGATCACTGGTGGTGGGGTGCTTCCTGGCGGTCGGGCTGATCTCACTGACGGCGGCAGCACGGGTGGACTGGCGCTGGCTGACCACGGTCGGAGTGCTGACCTATCCGGTGTACCTGCTGCACCAGTACTGGGGGTGGTGGGCCATCGCGGGTCTGCGGGAGACGGTGGGCCCGGTGGTCAGCGTGGTGGCAGCCACGGCGTTGTCGTTGCTGCTCGCATGGCTGGTTCACCGGTTCGTGGAGCGGCCGGTGGGGCCGCGGATGAAGCGCGGGGTGCTGCGGCTGCTGGGGGAGAGGCCGGCGCGGCGGGCGTGA
- a CDS encoding DUF6541 family protein, whose translation MIVLTVLWSLAAFTFGALLLYVPGTLALRLVGVRGLSLFAAAPAVTFAIYGVAAIAAGALGLRWGLLAAAGGTIAAIGAALGMRALNAIQPRTDTPQPGRIGVMVWAALLAGVLLTLIPVWVGAGAPQHVLQRWDAVFHLGALRLIDETGSASSLTLGALSYGSGEAAVYPAAWHAFAALIPASTPTAVLTLCASLTSALPWVVGLVALVRELAPGSRPAMAGVAVAAGLVTASPTTLWVGWGHVPNAAALAMVPGVLALALRWLVRDRPRSTNATAGAVVVLLIAAAGLGLTHPNATLALAALLLPAGVWALGRGVRHWWGQGRRGVAVGVPAGVAVVTAGVVAGLRHSPLAAMVTGYEGLGADPAGVALAEVVTGWYDLWAHPVTAALMIGAPVGAWLLRRRPWVAGMLLVVWALYLDAALGGPVGISGLWYTSTARLSVVAAMVTVPLGVVALLAGAGLVRRLVDRPGHLALRLAAAAVAVGLVGTMVVTSSVHTAGRTADVYGLAPGTHPRFVTAEEVTMQEEAGARLGGGAVLGNPFSGAPLLYSMYGVDVVFPVAGQVLTDEQEAVLAGFAEIAEGGAWDPTADSGLCDALDGLGVAYLYQDSEPYQVDHRYGVLDQVEVPGSQVIAEGGTARIVELPEC comes from the coding sequence ATGATCGTGCTGACGGTGCTGTGGTCACTGGCAGCATTCACCTTCGGCGCGCTGCTGCTGTACGTGCCCGGCACGCTGGCGTTGCGGCTGGTGGGGGTACGGGGGCTGTCGCTGTTCGCGGCCGCACCCGCCGTGACGTTCGCGATCTACGGGGTCGCGGCGATCGCGGCCGGCGCTCTCGGCCTGCGCTGGGGGTTACTCGCTGCCGCCGGAGGCACGATCGCCGCGATCGGGGCGGCGCTCGGCATGCGAGCACTGAATGCGATCCAGCCTCGCACCGATACGCCGCAACCCGGCCGGATCGGGGTGATGGTGTGGGCGGCGCTGCTCGCCGGGGTGCTGCTCACGCTGATCCCCGTGTGGGTGGGGGCCGGGGCGCCGCAGCACGTGCTGCAACGCTGGGACGCGGTCTTTCACCTGGGGGCACTGCGCCTGATCGACGAAACTGGGTCTGCCTCCTCCCTGACCCTCGGCGCCCTCTCCTACGGATCCGGCGAGGCCGCTGTCTACCCGGCCGCCTGGCACGCCTTCGCCGCGCTCATCCCCGCCTCCACCCCGACGGCGGTACTCACCCTCTGCGCCTCCCTCACCTCCGCGCTGCCGTGGGTGGTGGGCTTGGTCGCCCTGGTGCGCGAGCTCGCCCCGGGGAGCCGGCCCGCGATGGCGGGGGTCGCCGTCGCCGCTGGGCTGGTGACGGCCTCCCCCACCACGCTCTGGGTGGGGTGGGGGCATGTGCCGAACGCGGCCGCACTGGCGATGGTTCCCGGCGTGCTGGCTTTGGCCTTGCGATGGCTGGTGCGGGACCGTCCGCGCTCCACGAACGCGACCGCGGGCGCCGTGGTGGTGCTGCTCATCGCGGCCGCCGGACTGGGCCTGACCCATCCGAACGCAACGCTCGCCCTGGCGGCGCTGCTACTGCCCGCCGGGGTGTGGGCACTCGGGCGAGGCGTACGGCACTGGTGGGGTCAGGGACGACGAGGGGTCGCCGTCGGGGTTCCTGCGGGTGTAGCCGTGGTGACGGCCGGGGTGGTGGCGGGGCTGCGCCACTCCCCGCTCGCGGCGATGGTGACCGGCTATGAGGGGCTCGGGGCGGATCCGGCGGGTGTGGCGCTGGCCGAGGTGGTCACGGGGTGGTATGACCTGTGGGCGCACCCGGTCACGGCGGCGTTGATGATCGGCGCGCCCGTGGGTGCGTGGCTGCTGCGGCGGCGGCCGTGGGTGGCCGGGATGCTGCTGGTGGTGTGGGCGCTGTACCTGGACGCGGCGCTCGGCGGGCCGGTGGGGATCTCCGGGCTCTGGTACACGAGCACGGCACGGCTGAGCGTGGTGGCGGCGATGGTGACCGTGCCGCTCGGGGTGGTGGCGCTGCTCGCCGGGGCGGGGTTGGTGCGTCGGCTGGTCGACCGGCCCGGGCACCTTGCGCTGCGGCTCGCGGCCGCGGCGGTGGCTGTCGGGCTGGTGGGGACGATGGTGGTGACCTCCTCGGTGCACACGGCCGGGCGCACCGCCGATGTGTATGGGCTCGCGCCGGGTACCCACCCGCGGTTCGTGACCGCCGAGGAGGTGACGATGCAAGAGGAGGCGGGAGCCCGGCTCGGGGGCGGCGCGGTGCTGGGGAACCCGTTCTCGGGGGCGCCGCTGCTGTACTCGATGTACGGGGTGGACGTGGTGTTCCCGGTGGCAGGGCAGGTACTCACCGACGAGCAGGAGGCCGTGCTGGCCGGCTTCGCCGAGATCGCCGAGGGCGGGGCGTGGGACCCTACCGCAGACTCAGGCCTGTGCGACGCGCTGGACGGGCTCGGGGTGGCGTACCTGTACCAAGACAGCGAGCCGTACCAGGTCGATCACCGCTACGGGGTGCTCGACCAGGTGGAGGTGCCGGGTTCACAGGTGATCGCCGAAGGAGGGACGGCGCGGATCGTGGAGTTGCCGGAGTGCTGA
- a CDS encoding glycosyltransferase family 2 protein yields the protein MPTHDDTWLVVPLYNEARVVGEVIAGALPTFGHIVCVDDGSTDSSAAVAEAAGATVIRHATNLGQGAALQTGIDFVLTQTDARYLVTFDADGQHQVSDAADMVRRAREEDLAVVFGSRFLDNRTKAGLLKRIVLKTAVWVTNQSTGLRLTDAHNGLRVIRRDAAAGVQLRQDRMAHASEIVLQLGRTRLPWTEHPVHVLYTDYSKGKGQSLWNSVNILVELMFK from the coding sequence ATGCCCACCCACGACGACACCTGGCTCGTGGTGCCGCTGTACAACGAGGCCCGCGTGGTGGGTGAGGTGATCGCCGGGGCCCTGCCCACGTTCGGCCACATCGTCTGCGTCGACGACGGCTCCACCGACTCCTCCGCCGCGGTGGCCGAGGCCGCCGGTGCCACCGTGATCCGGCACGCCACGAACCTGGGGCAGGGTGCGGCCCTGCAGACGGGAATCGACTTCGTCCTCACCCAGACTGACGCGCGGTACCTGGTGACCTTCGACGCGGACGGGCAGCATCAGGTCTCCGACGCCGCCGACATGGTGCGCCGGGCGCGCGAGGAGGACCTCGCGGTGGTGTTCGGCTCCCGATTCCTCGACAACCGGACCAAGGCCGGGCTGCTGAAGCGGATCGTGCTCAAGACGGCCGTGTGGGTGACCAACCAGTCGACCGGGCTGCGGCTGACCGATGCGCACAACGGCCTGCGGGTGATCCGCCGGGACGCCGCCGCCGGCGTGCAGCTGCGCCAGGACCGGATGGCACATGCCTCCGAGATCGTGCTGCAGCTGGGCCGCACCCGGCTACCGTGGACCGAGCACCCGGTGCACGTGCTCTACACCGACTACTCCAAGGGCAAAGGCCAGTCCTTGTGGAACTCGGTGAACATCCTGGTGGAGCTGATGTTCAAGTGA
- a CDS encoding LCP family protein has protein sequence MTDDPFADEPRRAPGRRPRSGGKSRAREGGSARPISGDPGTSSEPPRQVPPRKPAAPAGAPAAGQVRRTSARPPSFSPGGKPADGAARPPVDRTRAMPVSEAPPARPVRHAPAVTPERHAPPPGGPRGPGGSSGPGGPSGPSRRRRVRRRRILTVVALLLVLVLAWPIGLLVWANSQINHVAATNDDLSTDGTTYLLAGSDSREDSGLTGDTTGGERTDTIILLTAPPSGTASLISIPRDTFVDIPGYGPNKINAAYAYGGPGLLVDSVQTLTGIEVDHYVEIGMGGVADVVDAVGGVELCLDYDVDDPDSDLVWEAGCHMADGDTALAFARMRKADPLGDIGRTQRQQQVISAVSDAVVDPSLAFRPGEQVRLISAGLGALQVSEGTGIIDLGQMALAFRNATGPDGVRGTPPVANLDYRPGGVGSTVLLDPDLAPVFFEAVADGTVTEDDLQEY, from the coding sequence ATGACGGACGACCCGTTCGCCGACGAACCACGGCGCGCGCCCGGGCGTCGCCCCCGCAGCGGCGGGAAGAGCCGGGCCCGGGAAGGCGGGTCGGCACGCCCAATCTCCGGGGATCCGGGCACATCATCCGAACCACCCCGCCAGGTCCCGCCACGCAAGCCCGCGGCCCCCGCCGGAGCCCCAGCGGCGGGGCAGGTGCGCCGCACCTCCGCACGTCCGCCGAGCTTCTCGCCCGGTGGCAAGCCCGCCGACGGCGCAGCCCGGCCGCCCGTCGACCGCACCCGGGCCATGCCCGTCAGTGAGGCACCGCCTGCCCGTCCGGTGCGTCATGCCCCGGCCGTCACGCCGGAACGGCACGCACCCCCACCCGGGGGGCCCCGTGGCCCTGGTGGCTCAAGTGGTCCCGGTGGGCCAAGCGGACCGTCCCGACGGCGTCGGGTGCGTCGCCGTCGCATCCTCACCGTCGTAGCGTTGCTGCTGGTGCTGGTGCTCGCATGGCCAATCGGGCTGCTGGTGTGGGCGAACTCCCAGATCAATCACGTGGCAGCCACGAACGACGACCTCAGCACCGACGGGACGACCTACCTGCTCGCCGGCTCGGACTCACGGGAGGATTCCGGCCTGACCGGTGACACCACCGGGGGCGAGCGCACCGACACGATCATCCTGCTCACCGCGCCACCGAGCGGCACAGCGTCGCTGATCTCCATCCCCCGCGACACCTTCGTGGACATCCCCGGATACGGCCCGAACAAGATCAACGCCGCCTACGCCTACGGCGGCCCCGGCCTGCTCGTGGACTCGGTGCAGACGCTGACCGGTATCGAGGTGGACCACTACGTCGAGATCGGCATGGGCGGGGTGGCCGACGTGGTCGACGCGGTCGGTGGTGTCGAGCTCTGCCTGGACTACGACGTCGACGACCCCGACTCCGACCTGGTCTGGGAGGCCGGCTGTCACATGGCCGACGGTGACACCGCGCTGGCGTTCGCGCGGATGCGCAAGGCCGACCCACTCGGCGACATCGGCCGCACCCAGCGCCAGCAGCAGGTGATCAGCGCCGTCTCCGACGCCGTGGTCGATCCCTCCCTGGCGTTCCGGCCCGGCGAGCAGGTGCGGCTCATCAGCGCCGGTCTCGGGGCGCTGCAGGTCTCGGAGGGCACCGGCATCATCGACCTGGGGCAGATGGCCCTCGCGTTCCGCAATGCCACCGGCCCCGACGGCGTTCGCGGCACTCCCCCGGTGGCGAACCTCGACTACCGGCCCGGTGGGGTGGGGTCCACGGTGCTGCTCGATCCGGACCTCGCGCCGGTGTTCTTCGAGGCGGTCGCCGATGGCACGGTCACTGAGGACGATCTGCAGGAATACTGA